Part of the Streptomyces sp. NBC_01471 genome is shown below.
CTGTCATCACCGGAGCCTCAGGTCACCTCGGCCGGCTCACCGTCGATCAACTCCTCGCCGCCGGAACGCCGCCGGAACAGATCGTGGCCACCGGCCGGGACACCAGCAAGCTCGGCGACCTCGCACAGAACGGGGTCGTAGTACGGCGCGCGGACTTCGCCGACCCGGGCACCCTCGACGACGCTTTCGCAGGTGCCGACACGTTGCTGCTGGTTTCCACGACGACGGTGGGTGAGCGGTTCGACAACGCCCGCAACGCCATCGACGCGGCGCGCCGGGCAGGTGTCTCCCGCATCGTTTACACCAGCATCCTCAACGCCTCGACCGCGCAGATGACGCTCGCTGACGCGCATCGCCGCACCGAGGAGTACCTGCGTGCGAGCGGGGCGCCGTTCGTCATCCTGCGTAACGGGTGGTACCTGGAGAACTACACCGACCAGCTCCCGATGATCACCCAGTACCACGCGCTGCTGGGCAGTGCGCACGACGGGCGTGTCAGTGCGGCCGGCCGGCGTGACCTGGCGGCGGCCGCGGCCGCGGTGCTGACGCAGGACGGGCACCTCGCAGCGACCTATGAACTCGGCGGAACGCCGTTCACGCTGACCGAACTCGCCGCCACGTTCAGCGAGGTCCTGGGCACCCACATCGACTACCGGGACATGCCGGTCGCCGACTACACCGCGACTTTGACGGGTGCCGGGCTGCCTCCGGAGATGGCCGCCGCGGTGGCTGATGCCGATGCCGGGCTGGCCCGCGGAGAGCTGTTCACCGACAGCGACGACCTGGTGAAGCTCATCGGCCGGCCGGCCACCACGGCGCGTGAAGCCGTCCGGAACGCCGCGGGCGCCGAGGAGTCACGGTGAGTGCTTCCGGGCCCGGCGTCGACACCCACGAGATGGTGCTGATCCATCGCGTCCTGCGGCGCGAGTTCGGTCAGCTTCCGCGGTTGTTCCGCGCCGCGGCCGGTGACCGTGCGCGGTCCAAGGTCATCGGTGCGCACGCCCGGGAGATGCTGACTTTCCTCCACACGCACCACACCGGTGAGGACGAGCTGCTCTTTCCGCTGCTGCGTGAGCGAGCAGCCCTCGATCCGGAGCTGATGGACCGGATGGACACCCAGCACGCGCAGGTCGACGAGGCAGTGGCGGCCATCGACGCGGAGTTGCCGGCGTGGACGGCGAGCGCGGACGCTGCCGTGGGCGAGCGGATGGCCGCTCGCACCGACGCCATGATGCCGACACTGATCGAGCACCTGGCCGAGGAGGAGCAGGAAATACT
Proteins encoded:
- a CDS encoding SDR family oxidoreductase translates to MSTVITGASGHLGRLTVDQLLAAGTPPEQIVATGRDTSKLGDLAQNGVVVRRADFADPGTLDDAFAGADTLLLVSTTTVGERFDNARNAIDAARRAGVSRIVYTSILNASTAQMTLADAHRRTEEYLRASGAPFVILRNGWYLENYTDQLPMITQYHALLGSAHDGRVSAAGRRDLAAAAAAVLTQDGHLAATYELGGTPFTLTELAATFSEVLGTHIDYRDMPVADYTATLTGAGLPPEMAAAVADADAGLARGELFTDSDDLVKLIGRPATTAREAVRNAAGAEESR
- a CDS encoding hemerythrin domain-containing protein, yielding MSASGPGVDTHEMVLIHRVLRREFGQLPRLFRAAAGDRARSKVIGAHAREMLTFLHTHHTGEDELLFPLLRERAALDPELMDRMDTQHAQVDEAVAAIDAELPAWTASADAAVGERMAARTDAMMPTLIEHLAEEEQEILPIVAVTLTQSEWDALGKHGMSAISLTRRLVILGHITEEADGAERRRFMKVLPAPARVAYKLIGHRQFTRETSKIRG